Genomic DNA from Nonomuraea rubra:
GGAGCTGCTCGGCCACACCCACAGCGACCTCGAGCACCTGGTGTGGGACCGGCTGCTGCACCGCGAGCTGACCCGCAGCGGCAAGACGATCATGTGCGAGAAGACGCCCAGCAACGTCTTCGTCTGGCGGCGCATCGCCACCTGCTGGCCGGACGCGCGCTTCATCTTCCTGCTGCGCCACCCGATGTCGATCGTGCAGTCCTGGCACGAGGCCGACCCGGTCAAGCGGCCCATGAGCGAGGCCGTGCCGCGCACGCTCAACTACATGAAGTACCTGGAGGAGGCCCGTACCCACCTGGAGGGGCTGACCGTGCGGTACGAGGAGCTGACCGCCGACCCCGAGGGCCAGCTCCGCCGGATCTGCCTGTTCCTGGGCGTGGAGTTCGAGCAGATCATGCTGGAGTACGGCAAGAAGGACCACGGCGGCTTCGTCAAGGGCATCGGCGACTGGCGCGACAAGATCCGCACCGGCACCGTCGTCGCCGGCCGGCCCCTGCCGACACCCGACGAAATCCCCGTAGAGCTGCACGACATCTGCCGGACATGGGACTATCTCGCCTGACAGGTGGCGCACCGTTTCGGTTGCCACTCTGTGACAGAGTTCGCTTGCGATTTGCCCGCCATTCGCCCGAGGCTCCGATATGTTGCCCTTCGTGATCAACGGGCCTTCGCGCCGAGCCTTACTCGCCGGTACCTTCGCCGGCCTCGCCCTGCCCGGGGCAGTGTCCACCGCACTGCCCGCGCAGGCCGAGGCCACCGTACGTCGTGGCAGCCTGCCCAGGCGGCCGAACATCCTGCTCATCCTGGCCGACGACCTCGGCTGGGCGGAGATAGGCAGCAACGGGCAGCGCCTGATCCGCACCCCGAACCTGGACCGGCTGGCGGCCGAGGGCGTGCAGTTCAAGACCGCGTACGCGGGTGCGCCGCTCTGCGCGCCGTCACGCTGCTCGCTGCTCACCGGCCTGCACGCCGGGCACAGCACCGTGCGGGAGAACCCGGAGGGCGGGCCGCAGCACTCGCTCACCGACGCCGACCTCACCTTCGCCGAGGTGCTGCAGCTGTCCGGCTACCGGACCGCCTGCATCGGCAAGTGGGGCTTCGGCCCGGAGGAGGCCGGCCAGGCCTCGCACCCCAACATGCGCGGCTTCGACGAGTTCTTCGGCTACATCGGGCACAAGCACGCGCACCAGTACTTCCCCAAGTACCTGTGGCACAACGGGCAGAAGGTGCAGCTCGACGGCAGCAAGTACGCGCCGCACCTGTTCAGGCAGCGGGCCGTCGAGTTCATCGGCGCGGGCGGCGACCAGCCGTTCCTGCTCTACTTCGCCAGCACGCTGCCGCACTCGCCGAGCGTCGTCCCCGGCGACGCCGGCGAGTACGAGGACAAGCCGTGGAGCGGTCCGAACCGCCGCCACGCCGCCCAGGTGGCCAGGCTCGACACCGACGTCGCCGCGCTGATCAGAGCCCTGCGTGACGAGGGCGTGGCCAAGGACACCCTCGTGCTGTTCACCAGCGACAACGGCCCGCACAGGGAGCGGGGCGTCACGCCCTGGCTGTTCGACTCCAACGGCCCCCTCAGGGCCGACAAGCGCGACGTGTACGAGGGCGGCATCCGCGTGCCGCTGATCGCCTGGTCGCCGGGGCTGAGCCCGCGGGTGGAGCGGCGGCCCGTGGCGTCCTGGGACCTCCTGCCGACGCTGGCCGACCTGGCGGAGACGCCCGTCCCCGCCAACCTCGACGGCCTGTCCTTCCGTGGCCTGCTCACCGGCGAGGACGCGCCCAGGCACACCCACCTCGTCTGGAACCGGCCGCGCAAGGCCCAGGCCATCCGCCGGGGCCGGTGGAAGCTGGTCAGGTTCGCCCCGAACATCGCCGGTGCCGGGCCCGAGGGCCGCATCGAGCTGTACGACCTGACCAAGGACCAGGGGGAGAGCCGCGACCTCGCCGCCGCCAGGCCGCAGATCACCCAGGAGCTGGTGGAGCTGCTCGACAGCTCGATCGGGGAGGACCCGCGCATGCCGTACGGCCTGCGTACCGAGCTCACCGGCGGGCAGGTCGTGGTCACCCTGCACAACGGCTCCGCCGTGCCCTGGACCCAGGTCGAGCTGGGCCTCGACGGCAAACGCAGGACGCGGGCGCACACCGTCGCCCGCGTGGACCCCGGGATGGCCATCTCGGTCGGCTTCCCCGCGCCGTCCACCGGGCGGATCACGGCGAGGGCCGGCTTCCGGGCGGGCGGCCGCTCGCACGTCTTCCGCCGGGTCCACCTCGGCGGGGAGGCGCCGGTCACGCTGACCAGCCAGTGATCAGTGGCGTGCCCCCGCACGCCACTGCCCGTTGTCCCACTCGCTCCGAACGTCCCTGGGCTCCTGTCTCCCGGCGGCAACCACCGCCCCGCATGGAACCGTCACCACGACGGCACCTCACTCTAGTGACAAAGAGTGATGACACCGCTACTGAAAGTTGACACTCTGGTAGCGACCACATTCCTGCGAGGAGAGGAACCCATGAATCTGGTCACCCGTGCGGAGTGGCACGCCAAGAAGCCGACCAGCGACTACGTCCGGCTGTCCTCCACCGAAGGCATCAAGATCCACTACACCGGCGGCAAGGTGCCCGCCGACCTCGCCGACTCCGGCAACCACGACCGCTGCGTCGACCTGGTCCAGGACATCCAGCGCATGCACATGTCGGGGGGCCGCGGCGAGAAGTACATCGACCTGGGCTACAACATGGTGTGCTGCCCTCACCGGCGCACGTTCATGGGCCGCGGCCCCCACGCACTCCCGGCCGCCAACGGCGCGGGCCTCAACTCCGGCCACTACGCGGTGCTCGCCCTGGTCGGCAGCTCGGGCCTGACGGAGCCGAACGACGACCTGCTCAACGCCCTGGTCGACGCCATCGAATACCTCCGCGAGCACGGCGACGCGGGCCGCGAGGTGAAGGGCCACCGCGACGGCTACGACACCTCCTGCCCCGGCGACCCCCTCTACCGCTGGCTCCGCGACGGCGCGGAACGCCCCTGACCCCCGGCCGTCAGGGCAGGCGGCCGACGTGGGCCAGGGCCTGCCTCAGCAGCACGCCCTGCCCGCCGGCCATCTCCTCCTGCACCATCGGCGAGGCCGCCTCCTCCGGCGTGAACCACACCAGGTCGAGCGCGTCCTGCCGGGGCCGGCAGTCACCCGCGACGGGCACGATGTAGGCCAGCGAGACGGCATGCTGGCGCGGGTCGTGGTAGGGCGTGACACCGGGCGTGGGAAAGTACTCGGCGACGGTGAAGGGCTGCGGGGAGACGGGGATGCGCGGCAGCGCCACGGGCCCGAGGTCCTTCTCCAGGTGCCGCAGCAGCGCGTCGCGGATCCGCTCGTGGTGGAGCACCCGCCCCGAGACCAGCGCCCGGCTGACCGTGCCGTCCGGCAACATGCGAAGCAGCAGGCCGACGCGGGTGACCACGCCGGTGTCATCGACGCGCACCGGCACCGCGTCGATGTAGAGGATCGGCATCCGGCCCCGCACCGATTCCAGTTCTTCCGGTGCGAGCCAAGCAGGCGTGGTTTCGGTCTTTTCGGTCATCTGCTGATCGTACGGCGCGGGAGGTCAGCGGTGTGCCAGAGACCGGCCAGGAGGCGTGCGCCCGGCCACCCAGGACGCCGTGCAGATGAACAGCACGATGCCGACGAACGGCAGATACTCCACGATCTTGCGCTTCATGTCAGATCACTCTCCGCTCTCGCCTGCGCCAGCCGCCTGCGCTGCGGCTGGACGGTGTGCTTGGGATCACCGGCCGACTCCATGCCTGCCCGGAAGATCCCGAACCTGGTGCACGCCGACCCGGCCAGCAGCGCGGCGCCCGCCACGGCGGCCGCGACCCTGCTGCGCCGGCCCACGGTCGCCCCGGCCAGCGCGCCGGCCAGCGACAGCCCCTCACCGAGCCGCAGCAGCCGGCTGCGCTTGAGCGGCTCCGCCAGCGGCCCCAGCCGCCGCTCCATCCGGGCCGCCGCCGCCACCTCCACCGCCGCGCCCAGCACCGCCGCCCGCCGCGCCGGCCCCGCCTCCGACAGCGGCGCGGCCAGCATGCCGAGCCCGCCCGCCGACGCCGCCGCCGACCCGGCGAACAGGAACGGCATCTCCCGGTACGCCTCGTGCCAGACCGGCACGGCGGTGTCGCAGATCAGCGCCGCCGTGTACGTGGCCACCGCCGGGCCCGCGATCCCCGCCCCCACGGTGGCGGCGCGGCCGAGGCCCGGGAACAGCCCGGTGACGTCGCTGGCCGCGGCGGCGCCGGCGTGCGGGCCGTACACGGTGAGGATCCACGTGCCGACGCTCATCGGCGAGGTCACCTTGAACACCCGCAACATGTTCACGAAGCGCTCGGGTCGGCCCAGGTCGTGGATCAGCGCGTAGAGCGAGCCGCCCAGCGCGCCCAGCGCCCCCACCTTGGCCGCCCTGGCCAGGCGCGGGCGGCCGGTCAGCTCGGCGGCGGCGGCCAGCGTGGACGACGCGCCCGCCAGGCCGCCCAGGAACAGGTAACCCGCGATGTCGTGCGCCTGCCAGGTCGGCTCGTTCAGCACCGGCCGCCCGTAGTAGGAGTCGAAGGTGGCCTTGGGCACCATCAGCCGCTCGCGCCTGCGGCCCGCCGAGCCGGGCGTGGCCTCGCGCTCGCCGCGCAGCCCGGGCGAGCCGTCCATCCGCACGTCGGTCTGGCTCATCGCTGCCGCCTCCACGCCGTCGCCGCCACCCCGGCGAGCAGGGCCACCGCCGCCACTCCCACGTGCCGCCACATCGACGGCAGGTCCCTGGTCGTCACCACCGGATCGGGCGGCAGGCCGTACACCTCGGGTTCGTCCAGCAGCAGGAAGAACGCGCCCATCCCGCCGACGCCGTCGTCCGGGTCGTGCCCGTACAGGCGGGCGGAGCCCACCCCGGCCGCGCGCACCTGCTCCAGCCGCCGCTCGGCCCGCTCGCGCAGCTCGTCCAGGTCGCCGAACTGGATGGAGTCGGTCGGGCACGTCTTGGCGCAGGCCGGCTCCTCGCCGGCGCCCAGCCGGTCGTAGCACATCGTGCACTTGGCCGCCGTGCCGCTCGTCTCCCGCTTGCCGATCACCCCGAACGGGCACGCGGGCACGCAGTAGCCGCAGCCGTTGCAGATGTCCTCCTGCACCACGACCGTGCCGTACTCGGTGCGGAACAGCGACCCCGTCGGGCACACGTCCAGGCAGGCCGCGTGCGTGCAGTGCTTGCACACGTCGGAGGCCATCAGCCAGCGGAAGTCCATCTCCCCGACCCCGGGCTCCTGGCGCCCCAGGGGCTGCCGCTGCTCCACGAACGCCACGTGCCGCCAGGTGTCGGCGCTCAGCTTCATCGTGTTGTCGTACGACCAGCCGGTGAAGGTCAGGCCGTCGTCGGGGACGTGGTTCCACTCCTTGCACGCCACCTCGCACGCCTTGCAGCCGATGCAGATGCTGGTGTCGGTGAAGAACCCCACCCGGCTGTCGCCGAGCCGCTCCTCCAGGTCGAAGGCCATCACGACTCCATTCCCGTGCCGGCGTCCACGCCGGCCCGCCGCTGGTAGGACCGCACCAGCTCGGGCAGCGCCGGGCCGCGCGGCCGCCGGCCCGGGCGGATGTCCGCCGACAGGGCCTTGACCTCCTGGATGTGCGAGTTCGGGTCCAGCGAGATGGACGACAGCTCGTTGGCCGCGTCGCCCCTGGCCAGCCCGTTCGGGCCGAAGTGGAACGGCAGCCCGATCTGGTGCAGCGTCCGCCCGTCGAGGTGCAGCGACGGGATGCGGTCGGTGACCAGCACCCTGGCCTCGATGGCGTTGCGCGCGGTGACGATCGTCGCCCAGTCGCCGTGCACCAGCCCCCGCTCCGCCGCCAGCGCGGGCGAGACCTCGCAGAACATCTCCGGCTGCAGCTCCGCCAGGTACGGCGTGAACCGGCTCATGCCGCCCGCCGTGAAGTGCTCGGTCAGCCGGTACGTCGTCACCACGTACGGGTAGACCGACGCCCCCGGCTCGTCGCCGCTCGGCTGGTACCGGTTCCGCTCGTGCGGGTAGAGCTTGCGCGCCGGGTTGCGCTGCCGCCCGTACAGGGGGTTGGCTACCGGCGAGTCCTGCGGCTCGTAGTGCGTGGGCAGCGGCCCGTCCACCACCCCGGCGGGCGCGAACAGCCAGCCCTTGCCGTCGGCCTGCATGATGAACGGGTCGGTCCCCGACAGCGCCGCCACCCCCGTCGCGCCGGGAGGCGGCCGGTAGCCGGGGCTCTTGCCGGTCTCGAAGTCGGGCACGTCGTGCCCGGTCCACGTGCCCGCCTCCGCGTCCCACCAGACCAGCCGCTTGCGCTCGCTCCACGGGCTGCCGTCGGGCCTGGCCGAGGCGCGGTTGTAGAGGATGCGCCGGTTCGCCGGCCACGCCCACGCCCACTCGGCGGCGATCCAGTCCTGCTCGGCGGCCGGCTTGCGGCGGGCGGCCTGGTTGACGCCGTCCTTGCGGACGCCGCAGTAGATCCAGCAGCCGCAGGCGGTCGAGCCGTCGTCCTTCAGCTCCTGGTAGCCGGACAGCGGCCGGCCGTCGGCGTCCCAGCCGTTGATCTCGGCCTGCACCGCCTCCGCCGACGGCTCGGCCGTCTCGCCGCTCACCGGGTAGTCCCACGTCAGGTCGAGCACGGGCGCGTCGGCCGGGTCCTGAGAGCCGGCCAGCTTATCGCGGATGATGCGGCCCAGGTGGTACATGAACCACAGGTCGCTGCGGGCGTCGCCGCGCGGCTCGACGGCCTGGTGGTGCCACTGCAGCAGCCGGTTGGTGTTGGTGAAGCTGCCGCTCTTCTCGGTGTGGCAGGCCGCCGGAAGGAAGAACACCTCGGTACGGATGTCGGCGGTCTTCAGCTCGCCGGTCTCGATCTCCGGGCCGTCCTTCCACCAGGTCGCGCTCTCGATCAGGTTGAGGTCGCGCACCACCAGCCAGTCGAGGTTGGCCATGCCCAGGCGCTGCATCTTCGTGTTGGCCGAGCCGACCGCCGGGTTCTCGCCGAGCAGCAGGTAGCCCTTGCAGGTGCCGTCGAGCTGCGCCAGCACCGTGTCGTACGTGCTGTGCGAGCCCGTCAGGCGCGGCAGCCAGCCGAACCGGTAGTCGTTGTCCGGCTGCGCGGAAGCGCCCCACCACGCCTTGAGCAGGCTGATCAGGTAGGCGGGCATGTTGGCCCAGAAGCCCTGGTGCGGCGCGTCGGCCTGGAGGAAGTCGCGCAGGTGCTCGTTCTCGTGCGCGTGCGGCATCGGGATGTAGCCGGGCAGCAGGTTGAACAGCGTCGGGATGTCGCTGGAGCCCTGGATGCTGGCGTGGCCGCGCAGCGCCTGGATCCCGCCGCCCGGACGGCCGATGTTGCCGAGCAGCAGTTGCAGGATGCAGGCCGCCCGGATGAACTGGGAGCCGTCGCTGTGCTGGGTCCAGCCGACCGCGTAGACGAACTCGGCCGTCCTGTCCGGGCCCGAGTTCTCCGTCAGGTGGCGGCACACCTCCTCGAACAGGTGCCGTGGCACCCCGCACACCCGCTCGACCATCTCCGGGGTGTAGCGGGCGTAGTGGCGGCGCAGCACCTGCAGCACGCAGCGCGGGTGGCGCAGCGTCTCGTCGCGCTGCGCCTGGCCGTCCAGCGGCGCGCCGGTGCCGCCCTGCACCTCGGAGCGGCCCGGCGGGGAGCCGCCCGCCCGCTTGCCGTACTCCTGGTCCCGGTCGCCCGAGGCGGCGACCGTCGTCATGCCCTCGTACTGCCAGGAGTCCACGTCGTACGAGCGGCTCTCGGCGTCGAAGCCGGAGAACAGGCCGTCCAGGTCCTCGGCGTCGCGGTAGTCCTCGCGCAGGATCGTGGCCGCGTTGGTGTAGTTGACCACGTACTCGTGGAAGTACAGCTCGTTCTCCAGCACGTGGTTGATGATCGCGCCGATGAAGGCCACGTCGGAGCCCGCGCGGATGGGCACGTGCAGGTCGGCCAGCGCGCTGGTGCGGGTGAAGCGCGGGTCCACGTGGATGACCACCGCGCCGCGCGCCTTGGCCTCCATCACCCACTGGAAGCCTACGGGATGGGCCTCGGCGAAGTTGGAGCCCTCGATGACGACGCAGTCGGCGTGCTGCAGGTCCTGCATGAACGTGGTCGCACCGCCCCGCCCGAACGACGTGCCGAGCCCCACCACGGTCGAGCTGTGGCAGACGCGGGCCTGGTTCTCGATCTGCACCACGCCCAGCGCCGTCAGCAGCTTCTTGATGAGGTAGTTCTCCTCGTTGTCCAGCGTGGCGCCGCCCAGGCTGGCGATGCCCATGGTCCTGGCGGTGCGCAGGCCGTCGCGCTCCTGCTCCCAGGTCTCGCGCCGGGTCGCGATGATCCGGTCGGCGATCAGGTCCATCGCCGTGTCCAGGTCGATCTCCTGCCAGTCGGCCGCGCCGGGCGGCCGGTGCAGCGCCTGGTACTGGCGGCGGGAGTCGGTGGTGAGCTGGAGACTGGCCGCGCCCTTGGGGCACAGCCTGCCGCGGCTGATGGGGGAGTCGGGGTCGCCCTCGATCTGGACGACCTGCTCGTCCCGTACGAACACGTTCTGCGCGCAGCCCACCGCGCAGTACGGGCACACCGACTTCACCACGCGGTCGGCCGTGGCCGTACGCGCGCGCAGCCCGGCCGTCTTCGCCGACCTCGCCGCCGAGCCCCGCGCCGTCCGGTCCGCCCCCGTGAGCTGCCGCAGCAGCGGCCACCCGAACTCCATGACACCCCCCGATGTCCCCGGCCCGAGTCCTGCCCTGGACAGGCCGGGGGAAAACCGGCAGGTCAGAACACCCGGGAGGCCGCCTCGTCCCAGGCGGCGCGGTCACCGGACGGCTCGTAGCGGCGCAGCGGCCGCGAGGCGGCGACCAGCGCGCGCATCTCCGCGAGGTCCGACACCAGCCCGGCCGCCCGCGCCTGCACCAGCACGTTGCCGAACGTGGTCGCCTCCCCGGGCCCCGCCACCACCGGCAGCCCGCACGCGTCGGCGGTGAACTGGCACAGCAGCTCGTTCCGCGACCCGCCGCCCACCAGGTGGACCACCTCGACGTCGCGGCCCGACAGCTCCATCGCCTGCCGTACGGCCAGCCGGTGCCCGAGCGCCAGGCTCTCCAGCACGCACCGCACGTACGCGGCGGGGGAGGCGGGCGGCCGCTGGCCGGTGCGGCGGCACTCGGCGGCGATCCTGGCCGGCATGTCGCCCGGCGGCAGGAACGCGGGCTCGTCCGGGTTCACCACGGCGGCGAACGGCCGCTCGGCCGCCGCGGCCTTCAGCAGCTCGCCCAGGTCGGAGCCCGGCCAGGCGCGCAGGCACTCCTGCAGCAGCCACAGGCCCATGACGTTGCGCAGGTAGCGGACGGTGCCGTCGATACCGGCCTCGTTGGTGAAGTTCGCGGCACGGCTCTCGGGGGTGAGCACCGGGCCGGGCAGCTCCACCCCGGCCAGCGACCAGGTGCCGCACGAGACGAAGGCGAAGGCGGGGCCGGTGGCGGGCACCGCGGCCACCGCCGAGGCGGTGTCGTGCGAGCCGACCGCGCGCACGGGCGCCGACCAGCCGATCTCCCCGGCCACGTCCCTGCGCAGCCCGCCGACCGCGTCGCCGGGCTGCCGCAGCGGCGGGAAGAGGCCCGCCGGCAGACCGAGCCGCTCGATCAGCGGTAACGCCCACTCGCGGGTGCGCACGTCCAGCAGGCCCGTGGTGGAGGCGTTGGTCACCTCGGCGCCCGCCTCGCCGGTCAGCCAGTAGCCGATCAGGTCGGGGATCATCAGCATCGTCGCCGCGTCGCCGAGCCGCGGCTCCGCCAGGAGCTGGTAGATCGTGTTGAACGGCAGGACCTGCAGCCCCGACACCTCGTACAGGGCCTCCGCCCCGACCGACCCGGCCACCCGCTCCGCCACGCCGGCCGTGCGGTCGTCGCGGTAGTGCACGGGGTTGCCCAGCATGGCGCCCGACTCGTCGAGCAGCGCGTAGTCCACCGCCCACGAGTCCACGCCGATGGAGGAGACCGGGCCCGCCGCGCGCAACCCGGCGAGGATCTCGCGGTAGAGGCCGAGGATGTCCCAGTAGAGGCGGCCGCCGACGCGGACCGGGCCGTTCGGGAAGCGGTGCGCCTCGGTCAGGCTCAGCCCGCCGGACAGGTCGGCCAGCATCACCCGGCCGCTGGAGGCGCCCAGGTCGACGGCGGCGAAACGGCGGCTCATTGGGTGGACTCCCTGGCGACGAGCTCCGGCTGGAACATGATGTGCTGGTGCGCGTGCGTGTCGGGGTTGTCGCACTCGTCCAGCAGCAGCTCGGTGGCGATGCGGCCGAGCTGGTACGTGGGCTGGCGCATCGAGCTGAGCGACACGGTGGAGGCGGCGGCGAAGTCGATGTCGTCGTAGCCCATCAGCGCCACGTCCTCGGGCACCCGCACCCCCGAGCGCAGCAGCGCGCGCAGCACGCCCAGCGCCAGCAGGTCGTTGGCGCAGAAGACGGCCTCGGGCAGGCCGTCGGCGATCAGGTCCGCGGCGGCCTTCTCGCCCGCGCGGGCCGTCATCGTCGCGGCCTCCGCCACCCGCAGGTCGGCGGGGTCCAGCCCGGCCGCGCGCATCGCGACCTTGGCGCCCTCGCAGCGCTCCACGCACTGGCGGATGGTCAGCGGGCCCGTCACGTACGCGACGGTGCGCGCGCCCTTGGACAGCAGGTGCGCCACGGCCGCCCGGCCGCCCGCGACGTCGTCCACGGCCACCGCGCACTGGTCGGGCCGGTGCGCCGGATGGTCCACCAGCACCACGCTGATGCCGTGCTCGCGCAGCCGGTCGAGCCTGCCGGGGTCCTCGCCCGACGGGGTGATCAGCACGCCGCGCACCCGCTGCTCGGCCAGCACCCGCAGGTTGCGCTCCTCCTTGTCCTGCGACCCGGCGGAGTTGCCGAGGATGACGGCGTACCCCAGCTCGCTGGCGACGTCCTCGACCCCGGCGGCGACCTCGGTGAAGAACGGGTTGCCGATGTCGATCACGCTCAGGCCGATCGTCCTGCTGTGCCCCGCGCGCAGCGTGGAGGCGGAGCCGTGACGGACGAACCCCAGCTCGCTGATGGCCGCCTCCACCCGCTCGCGCGTCGCGGGGGCGACTTTGCCGGGCCGGTTCAGTACGTTGGAGACCGTGCCCGGGGAGACGCCGGCGTGTGCGGCGACGTCCTTGATGCTGACCATGGCCATGAAGCTAAATTAAAACGTACTAACGGAGAGTGCGCCAGTCGCGGCGCCGGTGGGCCGCAGATTCGCGTTGACATGGCCGGGAGACGCCGCCTAACGTCGCGCGCCGGGAGTAAAACGTTTCTACAAGAGGGGGCGCTCGTGATCCGCGCTGCCATCGTAGGGGCCGGCGCCATCGCCGCGCACAGCCACGTGCCCGCCCTGCGGGCCCACCGCGACCGGGTCGAGCTGGTGGCCGTGGCGGACGTGGACGAGAGCAGGGCCCGCACGCTCGCCGGCGGCAACGCGGCGGTGTACGCCGACCTGGGGGATCTGCTCGCCGCCGAGCGCCCCGACCTGGTGATCGTCTGCACGCCGCCGTACCTGCACGTGGACCAGGCAATCGAGGCCCTGTCGGCGGGGGCGTGGGTGTGGTGCGAGAAGCCGGCCGCGCTCTCGCTGGCCGAGCTGGACCGGATGGCGGCGGCCGAGGGCGCGGGCGGGCCGTACCTGTCGGTCGTCTACCAGCAGCGCTTCGGCTCCGGCGCCGGGCACCTGCGCGCGCTGGGCGGGGCGCTGGGCCGCCCGATGCTGGCGCTGTGCCAGACGACCTGGCATCGGGGCGAGGAGTACTACTCGGTGCCGTACCGCGGCAAGTGGGCCACCGAGGGCGGCGGCACGACGGTGCTGCACGGGGTGCACCAGATGGACCTGATGTTGTCGGTGTTCGGCGACTGGGCGGAGGTCAGGGCCATGGCCGGGCGGCTGGACCGGCCGATCGAGACCGAGGACGTGTCGCTGGCCATGGTGCGCTTCGAGAACGGAGCCATGGGCTCGGTCGTCACCAGCGTGCTGTCGCCGCGCGAGGAGAGCTACCTGCGCTTCGACTTCGCCGACGCCACGGTGGAGCTGCGCCACCTGTACGGCTACGGCAACGCCGACTGGACCTCCACCTCGCCGCTGTGGAGCCCGCCCGAGGACGTCCCCAGCAGCCACGCCACCCAGCTCGGCCTGCTGCTGGACGCCTACGAGCGCGGCGAGCGCCCGCCGGCCTCGGGCGCGGACGCCAGGCGGGCCATGGAGTTCGTCACCGGCCTGTACGCCTCCGCCTTCACCGGCCGCCCGGTGCTGCGGAAGGAGATCACCGCGGACAGCCCGTTCTACCACCGGC
This window encodes:
- a CDS encoding NUDIX hydrolase family protein → MTEKTETTPAWLAPEELESVRGRMPILYIDAVPVRVDDTGVVTRVGLLLRMLPDGTVSRALVSGRVLHHERIRDALLRHLEKDLGPVALPRIPVSPQPFTVAEYFPTPGVTPYHDPRQHAVSLAYIVPVAGDCRPRQDALDLVWFTPEEAASPMVQEEMAGGQGVLLRQALAHVGRLP
- the fdh gene encoding formate dehydrogenase, encoding MEFGWPLLRQLTGADRTARGSAARSAKTAGLRARTATADRVVKSVCPYCAVGCAQNVFVRDEQVVQIEGDPDSPISRGRLCPKGAASLQLTTDSRRQYQALHRPPGAADWQEIDLDTAMDLIADRIIATRRETWEQERDGLRTARTMGIASLGGATLDNEENYLIKKLLTALGVVQIENQARVCHSSTVVGLGTSFGRGGATTFMQDLQHADCVVIEGSNFAEAHPVGFQWVMEAKARGAVVIHVDPRFTRTSALADLHVPIRAGSDVAFIGAIINHVLENELYFHEYVVNYTNAATILREDYRDAEDLDGLFSGFDAESRSYDVDSWQYEGMTTVAASGDRDQEYGKRAGGSPPGRSEVQGGTGAPLDGQAQRDETLRHPRCVLQVLRRHYARYTPEMVERVCGVPRHLFEEVCRHLTENSGPDRTAEFVYAVGWTQHSDGSQFIRAACILQLLLGNIGRPGGGIQALRGHASIQGSSDIPTLFNLLPGYIPMPHAHENEHLRDFLQADAPHQGFWANMPAYLISLLKAWWGASAQPDNDYRFGWLPRLTGSHSTYDTVLAQLDGTCKGYLLLGENPAVGSANTKMQRLGMANLDWLVVRDLNLIESATWWKDGPEIETGELKTADIRTEVFFLPAACHTEKSGSFTNTNRLLQWHHQAVEPRGDARSDLWFMYHLGRIIRDKLAGSQDPADAPVLDLTWDYPVSGETAEPSAEAVQAEINGWDADGRPLSGYQELKDDGSTACGCWIYCGVRKDGVNQAARRKPAAEQDWIAAEWAWAWPANRRILYNRASARPDGSPWSERKRLVWWDAEAGTWTGHDVPDFETGKSPGYRPPPGATGVAALSGTDPFIMQADGKGWLFAPAGVVDGPLPTHYEPQDSPVANPLYGRQRNPARKLYPHERNRYQPSGDEPGASVYPYVVTTYRLTEHFTAGGMSRFTPYLAELQPEMFCEVSPALAAERGLVHGDWATIVTARNAIEARVLVTDRIPSLHLDGRTLHQIGLPFHFGPNGLARGDAANELSSISLDPNSHIQEVKALSADIRPGRRPRGPALPELVRSYQRRAGVDAGTGMES
- a CDS encoding peptidoglycan recognition protein family protein, which gives rise to MNLVTRAEWHAKKPTSDYVRLSSTEGIKIHYTGGKVPADLADSGNHDRCVDLVQDIQRMHMSGGRGEKYIDLGYNMVCCPHRRTFMGRGPHALPAANGAGLNSGHYAVLALVGSSGLTEPNDDLLNALVDAIEYLREHGDAGREVKGHRDGYDTSCPGDPLYRWLRDGAERP
- the nrfD gene encoding NrfD/PsrC family molybdoenzyme membrane anchor subunit — encoded protein: MSQTDVRMDGSPGLRGEREATPGSAGRRRERLMVPKATFDSYYGRPVLNEPTWQAHDIAGYLFLGGLAGASSTLAAAAELTGRPRLARAAKVGALGALGGSLYALIHDLGRPERFVNMLRVFKVTSPMSVGTWILTVYGPHAGAAAASDVTGLFPGLGRAATVGAGIAGPAVATYTAALICDTAVPVWHEAYREMPFLFAGSAAASAGGLGMLAAPLSEAGPARRAAVLGAAVEVAAAARMERRLGPLAEPLKRSRLLRLGEGLSLAGALAGATVGRRSRVAAAVAGAALLAGSACTRFGIFRAGMESAGDPKHTVQPQRRRLAQARAESDLT
- a CDS encoding arylsulfatase — translated: MINGPSRRALLAGTFAGLALPGAVSTALPAQAEATVRRGSLPRRPNILLILADDLGWAEIGSNGQRLIRTPNLDRLAAEGVQFKTAYAGAPLCAPSRCSLLTGLHAGHSTVRENPEGGPQHSLTDADLTFAEVLQLSGYRTACIGKWGFGPEEAGQASHPNMRGFDEFFGYIGHKHAHQYFPKYLWHNGQKVQLDGSKYAPHLFRQRAVEFIGAGGDQPFLLYFASTLPHSPSVVPGDAGEYEDKPWSGPNRRHAAQVARLDTDVAALIRALRDEGVAKDTLVLFTSDNGPHRERGVTPWLFDSNGPLRADKRDVYEGGIRVPLIAWSPGLSPRVERRPVASWDLLPTLADLAETPVPANLDGLSFRGLLTGEDAPRHTHLVWNRPRKAQAIRRGRWKLVRFAPNIAGAGPEGRIELYDLTKDQGESRDLAAARPQITQELVELLDSSIGEDPRMPYGLRTELTGGQVVVTLHNGSAVPWTQVELGLDGKRRTRAHTVARVDPGMAISVGFPAPSTGRITARAGFRAGGRSHVFRRVHLGGEAPVTLTSQ
- a CDS encoding 4Fe-4S dicluster domain-containing protein; protein product: MAFDLEERLGDSRVGFFTDTSICIGCKACEVACKEWNHVPDDGLTFTGWSYDNTMKLSADTWRHVAFVEQRQPLGRQEPGVGEMDFRWLMASDVCKHCTHAACLDVCPTGSLFRTEYGTVVVQEDICNGCGYCVPACPFGVIGKRETSGTAAKCTMCYDRLGAGEEPACAKTCPTDSIQFGDLDELRERAERRLEQVRAAGVGSARLYGHDPDDGVGGMGAFFLLLDEPEVYGLPPDPVVTTRDLPSMWRHVGVAAVALLAGVAATAWRRQR
- a CDS encoding sulfotransferase family protein codes for the protein MNWRYRANATLEGLTGYTLSRKLQKEPPKPPPPPKVPLELQRLPGDKVRPPADPAHDRLLREPAFLLSSVRSGSTLLRVMLNSHSRIHSPIETHFRRVTIGLGTDPVRQAMELLGHTHSDLEHLVWDRLLHRELTRSGKTIMCEKTPSNVFVWRRIATCWPDARFIFLLRHPMSIVQSWHEADPVKRPMSEAVPRTLNYMKYLEEARTHLEGLTVRYEELTADPEGQLRRICLFLGVEFEQIMLEYGKKDHGGFVKGIGDWRDKIRTGTVVAGRPLPTPDEIPVELHDICRTWDYLA